Proteins from one Candidatus Desulfovibrio trichonymphae genomic window:
- a CDS encoding UbiX family flavin prenyltransferase, which translates to MRKILVGVSGASGMPLAACVLRGLAAMPDVQTHCVVSRSAVAVLKAECCAGAEMLTTYADSVYDADDLAAGPASGSWWHGENAAMLVVPCSMATLGALASGVTRNLVHRAGDVVMKEGLRLVLVTRESPLSAVHLRNMLVLCRGGAVIMPFSPGFYLRPQSLEDMLLQTSGRIFDQLGLTHNLTRWL; encoded by the coding sequence ATGCGCAAAATTCTGGTGGGCGTCAGCGGCGCGAGCGGCATGCCGTTAGCCGCGTGCGTACTGCGCGGCCTTGCCGCTATGCCCGATGTGCAGACCCACTGTGTCGTCTCGCGTAGCGCTGTAGCGGTACTGAAAGCGGAGTGCTGCGCAGGGGCGGAAATGCTCACAACGTATGCGGACAGCGTCTACGACGCGGACGATCTGGCCGCCGGACCGGCCAGCGGATCATGGTGGCACGGAGAAAACGCCGCCATGCTGGTTGTGCCCTGTTCCATGGCGACGCTGGGCGCACTGGCAAGCGGCGTCACGCGCAATCTTGTGCACCGCGCGGGAGATGTTGTCATGAAGGAAGGTTTGCGTCTTGTGCTTGTCACCCGCGAAAGTCCGCTCTCGGCCGTACATTTGCGCAACATGCTTGTCTTGTGCAGGGGCGGTGCCGTGATTATGCCTTTTTCTCCGGGCTTTTACCTGCGCCCGCAATCACTGGAAGACATGCTGCTGCAAACAAGCGGCAGAATTTTTGACCAGCTCGGACTGACGCACAATCTGACGCGCTGGCTCTGA
- a CDS encoding ABC transporter ATP-binding protein has translation MTPVITAKDIYKCYAGFDPVLRGVNMEADAGEMVAIMGPSGCGKSTLLHILGMLHAPDSGELAILGTDVASLNREQAAAFRRVNMGFVMQSSNLFDHSTVFENVEFPLLYEGVAPQERWARVIRALDLVRLSARVHYRSNHLSGGEQQRTAIARAMVNNPCILLTDEPTGALDARTSQHIMENFCTLCHTCGVCMIMVTHDPKMAEYCDTVYTLEEGVLHCSKRGFTPLAAARPQNFLAQDEAAMRGAFVTDHFAGDIGRFSTGQARCLHAEGLLSRVYALCGRSLEGTADDYVLPLAVRSFGIGPFFSLCALFRQPRKAARDLRELLRLTAGDDGLTRLRALCIGALLARWAHEDHLEFFFAAPGRAPLAAVRGAVRLTGLPFVAVAHDRESALAIGDCADAALVCCDSEQTCQTVRECLPGYPADKILILPGTQPAREPCEEKAAMAITAQPDDELQLSAEARTALSRLKILLTAVCRKK, from the coding sequence ATGACCCCTGTCATCACCGCAAAAGATATCTACAAGTGCTACGCCGGTTTTGATCCGGTGCTGCGCGGCGTGAACATGGAAGCCGACGCCGGAGAAATGGTGGCCATCATGGGGCCATCCGGCTGCGGCAAATCCACCTTGTTGCATATACTGGGCATGCTGCACGCGCCGGATTCCGGTGAACTTGCCATTCTCGGCACGGATGTGGCATCGCTCAACCGGGAGCAGGCTGCCGCTTTCCGTCGCGTCAACATGGGCTTTGTGATGCAGTCGTCCAATCTGTTCGATCATTCCACTGTCTTTGAAAACGTTGAGTTCCCCCTTCTCTATGAGGGCGTTGCTCCGCAGGAACGCTGGGCGCGCGTCATACGGGCGCTTGATCTGGTGCGGCTTTCCGCCAGGGTGCATTACCGCAGCAACCATCTTTCCGGCGGTGAGCAGCAGCGTACCGCCATCGCGCGGGCGATGGTCAACAACCCGTGTATTCTGTTGACGGACGAGCCGACAGGAGCGCTGGACGCCCGTACAAGCCAGCACATCATGGAAAATTTTTGCACGCTCTGCCACACCTGCGGCGTGTGCATGATCATGGTTACTCATGACCCCAAGATGGCGGAATACTGCGACACTGTGTATACGCTTGAAGAAGGCGTGCTGCATTGCAGCAAGCGCGGCTTCACACCGCTTGCTGCCGCGCGGCCGCAAAACTTTCTTGCGCAGGACGAAGCTGCAATGCGCGGCGCGTTTGTGACGGATCATTTCGCGGGCGACATCGGCCGGTTCTCGACAGGGCAGGCGCGCTGTCTGCATGCAGAAGGTCTACTTTCGCGCGTATACGCCCTGTGTGGCAGATCTCTTGAAGGCACTGCCGACGACTATGTTTTGCCTCTTGCGGTACGCAGTTTTGGCATAGGGCCGTTTTTCTCCCTATGCGCGCTTTTTCGTCAACCGCGCAAGGCAGCCCGAGATCTTCGGGAATTGCTGCGCCTTACTGCAGGGGACGACGGCCTGACGCGTCTGCGCGCGCTCTGCATCGGGGCGCTTTTGGCGCGCTGGGCGCATGAGGATCATCTGGAATTCTTTTTTGCCGCGCCGGGACGAGCGCCCCTAGCGGCAGTCAGGGGCGCCGTGCGGCTAACCGGCCTGCCTTTTGTCGCTGTCGCGCACGACCGAGAATCGGCGCTTGCCATCGGCGACTGCGCAGACGCCGCGCTTGTGTGCTGCGACAGCGAGCAGACCTGTCAGACCGTGCGTGAATGTTTGCCTGGGTATCCGGCGGACAAAATCCTGATTTTGCCGGGCACACAGCCGGCAAGGGAGCCGTGTGAAGAAAAAGCGGCAATGGCAATAACTGCCCAACCGGACGACGAATTGCAGCTTTCGGCTGAAGCGCGGACTGCGCTGAGCCGTTTGAAAATCTTGCTGACAGCAGTCTGCCGAAAAAAATAA
- a CDS encoding ABC transporter permease: MSDLFHVSLRQVIRQRNYGVVISIALGITAFIVLAVLGREIRYKIGQDMLLMGGVNVIHVYMEDTQYPGQPLREFYPETIQAIAALPGVSIISRNVRDGQLFGLRGVGERSLNVLFSGVDEKYTDVFSLDLVAGRIFTSEDIDRRRRVCMLGIDAARNLYGDPEQAVGKLVFLQKEVFEVVGVITGVMLGSEKQNGFLPCTTMIDRKWAGDKISRIYVRATGWEDVSRLVKQIPALVREKQSAPYVVLRIQDEQLKRIQFTFIWVEALLWLSIVASLMLGGFGIWSGTFAAVRARTREVGLKKAMGGSDIDILVQFLAEALCKAMVGGVLGIVVGALLVAAGSWTLATGFSYSLLWLSSLGSIIFSAAIGVAGGLYPAVQASRMDVVAALRFE; encoded by the coding sequence ATGTCGGATCTTTTTCACGTAAGTCTGAGGCAGGTGATACGCCAGCGCAATTATGGCGTGGTGATTTCCATTGCGCTCGGCATCACCGCCTTTATAGTGCTGGCTGTGCTCGGCCGCGAAATACGCTACAAGATCGGCCAAGACATGCTACTGATGGGCGGAGTGAACGTCATCCATGTCTATATGGAAGATACACAGTATCCCGGCCAGCCCCTGCGTGAATTTTACCCTGAAACAATACAAGCCATTGCCGCATTGCCCGGCGTTTCGATAATCAGCCGCAACGTGCGCGACGGGCAGTTGTTCGGTTTGCGCGGCGTAGGCGAACGTTCGCTAAACGTGCTGTTCAGCGGCGTGGACGAGAAGTACACCGATGTTTTTTCGCTGGATCTGGTGGCTGGCCGCATTTTCACAAGTGAAGATATTGACCGCCGCCGGAGAGTCTGCATGCTGGGGATCGACGCCGCGCGCAATCTGTACGGCGATCCGGAACAGGCTGTCGGCAAGCTGGTTTTTTTGCAGAAAGAGGTTTTTGAGGTGGTGGGTGTGATCACCGGCGTGATGCTCGGCTCGGAAAAACAGAACGGCTTTCTACCCTGCACCACAATGATTGACCGCAAATGGGCTGGGGACAAGATAAGTCGCATTTACGTACGCGCCACCGGCTGGGAAGACGTGTCCCGACTTGTGAAGCAAATACCTGCTCTGGTACGCGAGAAGCAGTCCGCCCCTTATGTGGTATTGCGCATTCAGGATGAACAGCTCAAACGCATACAGTTCACCTTCATATGGGTGGAGGCGCTGTTGTGGCTCAGCATTGTCGCGTCGCTCATGCTGGGTGGTTTCGGAATATGGTCCGGCACTTTTGCCGCCGTGCGCGCACGCACGCGTGAAGTCGGTCTTAAAAAGGCCATGGGCGGCTCAGATATTGACATCCTGGTGCAGTTTCTGGCCGAGGCGCTCTGCAAGGCCATGGTCGGAGGCGTGCTCGGCATTGTGGTCGGCGCACTTCTGGTGGCGGCCGGTTCATGGACGCTCGCTACAGGCTTCTCGTATTCGCTGCTCTGGCTGAGCAGTCTCGGCAGCATTATCTTCTCCGCCGCCATAGGTGTGGCCGGCGGGCTGTACCCTGCAGTCCAGGCAAGCCGCATGGACGTTGTTGCCGCCCTGCGCTTTGAGTGA
- a CDS encoding sirohydrochlorin cobaltochelatase: protein MKRLFPRIFLLFLSIALAATVRPAEAVDAPKEGILLAAFGTTVPEAMSVYTDIEQTFKAEFPGSSVEWAYTSQIIRRKLEKQGRPVGGVSDGLAALAARGVKVVRVQSLHIMAGEEFAELARAVLIDVQKNPGRFNAVYLGRPLLESRQDALEAAAALVGDTKKAGGEALVFMGHGQSQGRADLVFEGVRAVFREIDPRFFMATAEGARNFDRLLRDLKSGKVRRVRLQALMLVAGEHARNDLAGDEKDSWASRLKAVGFQIKADLRGLGEMDGIRSIFVRHAKESGDDLTKEPKKQ, encoded by the coding sequence ATGAAGCGGTTATTTCCGCGCATTTTTCTGCTGTTTCTCAGTATAGCGCTTGCTGCGACTGTTCGTCCCGCCGAAGCTGTTGACGCCCCGAAAGAAGGGATATTGCTTGCGGCCTTCGGCACCACTGTGCCCGAGGCCATGAGCGTCTATACAGATATTGAGCAAACATTTAAGGCCGAATTTCCGGGCTCGTCTGTGGAATGGGCCTATACCTCGCAGATTATCCGCCGCAAGCTTGAAAAACAGGGCCGTCCCGTGGGTGGCGTCAGCGACGGGCTGGCCGCGCTGGCCGCGCGGGGTGTGAAAGTTGTGCGTGTGCAGTCGTTGCACATCATGGCCGGCGAGGAATTTGCGGAACTTGCGCGCGCCGTGCTTATTGACGTGCAAAAAAATCCCGGCCGTTTTAACGCCGTATATCTGGGCAGACCCCTCCTTGAATCCCGTCAGGACGCGCTGGAAGCAGCCGCGGCTCTGGTTGGGGACACAAAGAAAGCGGGCGGCGAAGCGCTGGTGTTCATGGGACACGGGCAGAGCCAAGGCAGGGCGGATTTGGTTTTTGAAGGCGTGCGTGCTGTGTTCAGGGAAATTGATCCGCGTTTCTTTATGGCCACAGCGGAGGGTGCACGGAATTTTGACCGCCTTCTGCGCGACCTCAAGTCCGGCAAGGTTCGCCGCGTACGGCTGCAGGCACTGATGCTTGTGGCCGGAGAGCACGCCCGCAATGATCTGGCCGGAGATGAAAAGGATTCCTGGGCGTCCAGGCTCAAAGCAGTCGGTTTTCAGATAAAGGCCGATTTGCGCGGCCTTGGAGAAATGGACGGCATACGCAGTATTTTTGTGCGCCACGCCAAAGAAAGCGGCGACGATCTGACGAAGGAGCCGAAAAAACAATAG
- a CDS encoding FecCD family ABC transporter permease has translation MSIKKLPLIHNTTPAVRRHTPVLVFLAGIWLCSLPVACLSGPVPISAADVFLALAARLGLADAPAEAANLLVVGDIRLARVVMAALCGGALSTAGVTLQGVLRNPLADPFTLGISAGAACGASMVIAFGGAIVHTGISAFSQAGLVAPAALTGALLALFGALCLGAGGEEALRRERVVLAGIAVSAFLGALVALVKALNEESVTSIVFWILGSLQGRGWDSLPMLLCTLLPGFALVCINWRKLDVLCLGDDTAAHLGISVGSARFWLLAGAGCMSAGCVAVAGVIAFVGLVVPHILRLVLGAGHGPLLTGAFFGGGLMLVWADALARNLPGGGQELPVGVVTALLGGPFFALLVGRR, from the coding sequence ATGTCAATTAAAAAACTGCCGCTCATACATAACACGACGCCAGCCGTAAGGCGACATACGCCCGTTCTTGTCTTTTTGGCCGGGATATGGCTCTGCTCGCTGCCGGTGGCCTGTCTTTCCGGCCCCGTGCCCATAAGCGCGGCGGATGTGTTTTTGGCTCTGGCAGCTCGTCTTGGCCTTGCAGATGCCCCGGCGGAAGCGGCGAACCTGCTTGTGGTGGGCGACATACGTCTAGCGCGTGTTGTCATGGCGGCATTGTGCGGCGGCGCTCTTTCCACGGCCGGCGTTACATTGCAGGGCGTTTTGAGAAATCCCTTGGCGGATCCCTTTACGCTGGGCATTTCCGCAGGCGCGGCTTGCGGAGCGAGCATGGTAATCGCGTTTGGCGGCGCGATTGTGCATACCGGCATCTCTGCTTTCTCACAGGCCGGCCTTGTTGCGCCCGCCGCCCTCACAGGAGCGCTGCTGGCGCTGTTCGGTGCGCTCTGCCTTGGTGCCGGGGGGGAGGAAGCGTTGCGCCGCGAACGCGTCGTGCTTGCCGGCATTGCCGTCTCCGCGTTTCTGGGGGCACTGGTGGCGCTCGTCAAAGCGCTGAATGAAGAATCCGTCACCAGCATTGTTTTCTGGATTCTGGGTTCGCTGCAGGGCCGCGGATGGGACAGTCTGCCAATGCTGCTCTGCACGCTGCTGCCCGGATTCGCACTGGTGTGCATAAATTGGAGAAAGCTCGATGTGCTCTGCCTTGGCGATGATACGGCAGCCCATCTAGGAATTTCTGTGGGAAGCGCCCGTTTCTGGCTTTTGGCCGGCGCCGGCTGCATGAGCGCCGGTTGTGTGGCTGTGGCGGGGGTCATCGCTTTTGTAGGACTGGTTGTCCCGCACATACTGCGTCTTGTGCTGGGGGCCGGGCACGGCCCGCTGCTCACTGGCGCTTTTTTCGGCGGCGGTCTTATGCTTGTATGGGCCGACGCGCTGGCCCGCAACCTGCCGGGCGGCGGACAGGAATTGCCTGTCGGCGTCGTCACTGCCCTGTTGGGTGGACCGTTTTTCGCTCTGCTGGTGGGCAGACGCTGA
- a CDS encoding ABC transporter ATP-binding protein, translated as MLRVRDLTAWYGERLVLRGLSFDIGAGECVALLGQNGSGKTTLLRVISGVLRHTGGAISLQGTPLQNIKPRLRARLCAVVPQREEIPPGLTAREMALLGRYTWLSWLGVYSRKDYIAADAALTAVGARELSGRAVSGLSGGERQRVLLARAFAQESPLLMLDEPATGLDPAHMTEIFDLLERRRAAGTCVFMAVHDYNLAALYATRLLGLKGGRLLFDGPVEEMMTEANLNALYKAPFCVMPHPKFELPQALTGRANGPWNHAPHHTRKGGNPASFQNTTEFLWQNKE; from the coding sequence ATGCTGCGTGTGCGTGACCTCACAGCATGGTATGGCGAACGGCTTGTGCTGCGCGGTTTGAGTTTTGACATAGGTGCCGGCGAATGCGTGGCCTTGCTCGGGCAAAACGGCAGCGGCAAAACTACGCTCCTGCGGGTGATTTCTGGCGTGCTGCGGCACACGGGCGGTGCGATCTCGCTGCAGGGCACTCCCCTGCAGAATATTAAGCCGCGTTTACGCGCGCGACTTTGTGCGGTTGTGCCGCAACGCGAAGAAATTCCTCCAGGACTGACGGCGCGCGAAATGGCGCTGCTTGGCCGCTACACCTGGCTTTCCTGGCTCGGCGTTTACAGCCGTAAAGACTACATTGCGGCTGACGCGGCATTGACGGCCGTTGGAGCTCGTGAATTGAGCGGAAGAGCCGTCTCCGGACTTTCCGGCGGAGAACGACAGCGGGTTTTACTCGCGCGAGCGTTCGCGCAGGAAAGCCCCCTGCTCATGCTGGACGAACCGGCGACTGGCCTTGACCCGGCGCACATGACGGAAATTTTTGACCTGCTTGAACGCCGCCGTGCCGCCGGCACCTGTGTGTTCATGGCCGTGCACGACTATAATCTGGCCGCGCTCTATGCCACGCGCCTGCTTGGCCTGAAAGGCGGCCGTCTGCTGTTTGACGGGCCTGTGGAGGAGATGATGACCGAGGCGAATCTCAACGCATTGTACAAGGCTCCTTTTTGCGTTATGCCGCATCCGAAATTCGAACTGCCGCAGGCTTTGACGGGAAGGGCCAATGGGCCGTGGAATCATGCTCCCCATCATACCCGCAAAGGCGGAAATCCGGCGTCTTTTCAAAACACGACAGAATTCCTCTGGCAAAACAAGGAATGA
- a CDS encoding ABC transporter substrate-binding protein, with product MKNTATGLAFLCLLLSPFMPVASDAAHITDDTGRSVTLNTPVTRVIALYGAFNELLMAIGAADCLIARTAADAEFPAIAHLQAIGTHMRPNAELIVAQKPDVVLQLAGRQEALMQTESLRALGLDVLTFTMESFEDIFRVTSVLGELVGRQEQATGLVAGFRARLATLYARCSGQKQPRVFYEVRYPNLLAAGTCGIVNEIITAACGKNVMREPKKLVRCNEETLILSDPDIYIVQQGPMNPAPPPPADRPHYRDLRAVRASRVLAADEKRFARPGPRAIDAAEELSDKLLAYPIRQSSQ from the coding sequence ATGAAAAATACTGCAACAGGTCTCGCGTTCCTGTGCCTGCTGCTCAGCCCGTTTATGCCTGTTGCATCAGACGCGGCGCACATCACTGACGACACGGGCCGCAGCGTGACGCTGAACACGCCTGTCACACGCGTTATCGCGCTGTACGGCGCTTTTAATGAATTATTGATGGCGATTGGCGCGGCCGATTGCCTTATCGCCCGCACAGCGGCTGACGCGGAATTTCCGGCCATAGCCCACCTGCAGGCTATCGGCACGCACATGCGCCCCAATGCTGAACTGATTGTGGCCCAAAAGCCGGATGTGGTTCTGCAGCTTGCCGGGCGTCAGGAAGCGCTGATGCAGACAGAATCCCTGCGCGCGCTGGGCCTTGATGTGTTGACTTTTACCATGGAGTCTTTTGAAGACATATTTCGCGTCACCTCCGTCTTGGGAGAACTTGTCGGACGACAGGAGCAGGCAACCGGGCTTGTCGCCGGTTTTCGCGCGCGACTCGCGACTCTGTACGCGCGCTGTAGTGGGCAAAAACAACCGCGCGTGTTTTATGAAGTGCGTTACCCCAATCTGCTGGCCGCCGGAACGTGCGGTATTGTAAATGAAATCATCACTGCTGCCTGCGGGAAAAATGTGATGCGGGAACCAAAAAAACTGGTGCGCTGTAATGAGGAAACCCTGATTCTGTCTGATCCGGACATCTACATAGTGCAGCAAGGTCCTATGAACCCTGCGCCGCCGCCGCCAGCAGACCGCCCTCACTACAGAGATCTGCGCGCCGTACGCGCGAGCCGGGTGCTGGCGGCGGATGAAAAACGCTTTGCCAGGCCTGGACCACGCGCCATTGACGCGGCTGAAGAACTGTCGGACAAACTGCTCGCATACCCGATTCGCCAGAGCAGCCAATAA
- the cobI gene encoding precorrin-2 C(20)-methyltransferase, with the protein MCKQNSLSGTLYGVGVGPGAPDLLTIRAVNVLAKVDAILTAASPLNDYSTALNTVWTWLRPDVQIVRLEFPMTRQTDVLRQAWREAARRTLETLNEGKSAAFLTIGDPLIYSTFGYLLRTLKKSEPHVSVEIVPGVASFQAAAARAGTVLCEGGQSLRLISGTNSAAELTKELTGADTAVILKAYRNIAGIHDALRASCRDKTCLMACHVEQPEERITLGLDETAGTPPYMSLIISRKDEEVQQ; encoded by the coding sequence GTGTGCAAACAAAACTCGCTCTCCGGAACTCTCTACGGCGTGGGCGTTGGGCCCGGCGCTCCGGATCTGCTGACGATCAGGGCAGTGAACGTGCTCGCGAAGGTGGACGCCATTCTTACCGCCGCATCGCCCCTCAACGATTATTCAACAGCACTCAACACTGTATGGACCTGGTTGCGACCGGATGTGCAGATCGTGCGTCTGGAATTTCCCATGACGCGACAGACCGATGTATTGCGGCAGGCATGGCGCGAAGCGGCACGGCGCACACTGGAAACGCTGAATGAAGGGAAGAGTGCAGCTTTTTTAACCATCGGCGACCCGCTCATTTACAGCACATTCGGCTATCTTTTGCGCACGCTCAAAAAAAGCGAGCCACATGTGTCCGTAGAGATAGTGCCCGGCGTCGCCTCATTTCAGGCGGCCGCCGCACGCGCCGGCACTGTGCTCTGCGAAGGCGGGCAGAGTCTGCGCCTTATATCCGGCACCAACAGTGCGGCAGAACTCACAAAAGAACTGACCGGAGCTGACACGGCCGTTATTTTAAAAGCCTACCGCAACATAGCGGGGATACATGATGCCCTGCGCGCAAGCTGCCGCGACAAAACCTGCCTTATGGCCTGTCATGTTGAGCAGCCCGAAGAACGCATTACGCTGGGACTAGATGAAACTGCGGGCACGCCGCCTTATATGTCGTTGATTATAAGCAGAAAGGACGAAGAAGTTCAACAATGA
- a CDS encoding DUF927 domain-containing protein, with product MSARKERELLLRYLENIQPVRRFLGVDRTGWHDAAFILPGQVFPEEKSSEIILQSMPSRNPYTQGGSLEGWKETIGTWAEGNSRVMLVICASLVGSLLRPLGQESGGFHLFGTSSTDKTINDGFIHGEQLITALRSDTFLCLDEISQAEWRTLQIVQRFQLFIEKHGASRFQVLTRGGVMGETCRGRAGFRYENGEGRTIFYFLDEVFKEVGLLIKYKLPQTVADIGGRPRLYAVSIPDEAESRTT from the coding sequence CTGAGCGCAAGAAAGGAGCGCGAGCTTTTATTGCGCTATCTTGAGAACATACAGCCGGTGCGGCGTTTTTTGGGAGTCGACCGCACCGGCTGGCATGATGCTGCCTTCATCCTACCGGGACAAGTATTTCCTGAGGAGAAGAGCTCTGAAATCATACTCCAGTCGATGCCTTCACGCAACCCTTACACACAAGGAGGTTCGCTGGAAGGGTGGAAAGAGACGATAGGTACCTGGGCTGAGGGTAACAGCCGGGTTATGCTGGTAATATGCGCGTCATTGGTGGGATCGCTTCTGAGGCCACTGGGGCAAGAATCAGGCGGTTTTCACCTTTTTGGCACCAGTTCAACGGATAAAACCATTAACGATGGCTTTATTCATGGCGAGCAACTGATAACGGCCTTGCGTTCGGATACCTTTCTCTGTCTCGATGAAATATCTCAGGCCGAATGGAGGACTTTGCAAATCGTGCAGCGGTTCCAACTCTTCATTGAAAAGCACGGCGCAAGCAGGTTTCAGGTTTTGACTCGGGGCGGAGTGATGGGCGAGACCTGTCGAGGCCGTGCAGGATTCCGCTATGAAAATGGGGAGGGCCGGACTATTTTTTATTTTCTTGATGAAGTTTTTAAGGAGGTCGGACTTCTTATAAAATACAAGCTGCCTCAAACAGTGGCAGATATTGGGGGGCGTCCAAGACTCTATGCAGTATCTATCCCTGATGAAGCGGAGAGTAGGACTACATAA
- a CDS encoding DUF4410 domain-containing protein, whose protein sequence is MIDLAQAMGDALQFELKNRSSFSEQGNYIINVNILKYEPGNAFKRWLMPGAGETKLAANAFVTIYCLRWCLYNRRMGICF, encoded by the coding sequence ATGATTGACCTTGCGCAAGCCATGGGGGATGCCTTACAGTTTGAACTCAAAAACCGCAGTTCCTTTTCAGAACAGGGGAACTACATAATAAATGTAAATATTCTAAAATATGAACCTGGAAACGCTTTCAAGCGTTGGCTAATGCCTGGCGCAGGTGAAACAAAACTTGCTGCTAACGCCTTTGTAACGATCTATTGCCTTCGGTGGTGCCTTTACAATAGGCGCATGGGAATATGTTTTTAA
- a CDS encoding S49 family peptidase — protein MDIPQLQGMFDKIGIGQQTLVTMPYKNAGSYLRELTSEEKSYFEGVLADMHTQFTDIVAQGRHMPREQVA, from the coding sequence ATGGACATACCGCAGTTGCAGGGCATGTTTGATAAAATCGGCATAGGGCAGCAAACGCTTGTCACCATGCCCTACAAAAACGCCGGCTCCTATCTGCGGGAGCTGACTTCCGAAGAAAAAAGCTATTTTGAGGGCGTGCTTGCAGACATGCACACGCAGTTTACCGATATCGTGGCACAGGGGCGGCACATGCCGCGTGAACAAGTGGCGTAG
- a CDS encoding Clp protease/crotonase-like domain-containing protein — protein sequence MTTDQFSFEKKRGDALTDAPASRENCAGACPLAKIPGDVWRHLFRRPFRRRYPVIFWTTAVVTALAAGLLFSLNDDGGDLLNSGERLALVTVCGPIMDVSDELQWIHDIECRLNIGGVLVRVDSPGGGAATSQEVYSALAELAESRPVAVSMGAVAASGGLMISMAGNRVLPVRPQSQAPSACAWTYRSCRACLIKSA from the coding sequence GTGACAACCGATCAGTTTTCTTTTGAAAAAAAACGCGGCGACGCCCTGACAGACGCTCCCGCTTCACGCGAAAACTGTGCCGGCGCCTGTCCGCTCGCTAAAATTCCGGGCGATGTCTGGCGGCATCTTTTTCGGCGGCCATTTCGCAGGCGGTATCCCGTCATCTTCTGGACGACGGCTGTTGTGACGGCGCTTGCCGCAGGACTCCTGTTCAGCCTCAATGACGACGGCGGTGATCTGCTCAATAGCGGGGAGCGCCTTGCCCTTGTCACGGTATGCGGGCCGATCATGGACGTCAGCGACGAATTGCAATGGATACACGATATTGAATGCCGCCTGAACATCGGAGGCGTACTTGTGCGGGTGGATTCACCCGGCGGCGGGGCGGCGACCTCACAAGAGGTCTACTCCGCTCTAGCCGAGCTCGCCGAAAGCAGGCCAGTGGCTGTAAGCATGGGCGCCGTTGCCGCGTCTGGCGGTCTTATGATCAGCATGGCCGGGAATAGGGTGTTGCCAGTCCGTCCACAGTCACAGGCTCCATCGGCGTGCGCATGGACATACCGCAGTTGCAGGGCATGTTTGATAAAATCGGCATAG